Proteins from one Malaya genurostris strain Urasoe2022 chromosome 2, Malgen_1.1, whole genome shotgun sequence genomic window:
- the LOC131432357 gene encoding uncharacterized protein LOC131432357: MDSFPEVIAAWKTDKNNKPSGVEPIYHPQFKTTIFIDDDGVIKLDGRIGAAPNLPIEAKYPIILATNHPITFLFVDYYHRRFNHRNRETVFNELRQVVYIPGLRNLIRKVTARCQWCKVYTALPVHPKMAPLPQARLVAFQRPFTYIGLDYFGPLLVKVGRSHVKRWVALFTCLTTRAVHMEVAHTLSTISCKMCIRRFIARRGAPCEIYSDNGTNFRGATSELSKQIISINQSCAEYFTNTTTNWFFNPPAAPHMGGVWERLVRSIKTAMDSFKTAPRVPDEETFETIILEAESMVNTRPLTFIPLDSDTQESLTPNHFLLGSSSGVRQPPCDPTSAVECLRSSWNLAKHILDGFWSRWLREYLPTIARRTKWFENVKQLEQGDLVFIADEGRRNSWIRGRIVQLILNRDGVPRQAIVETEFGLLRRPAVKLAIIDIKENCETVSSGENHTLSHVPGNVGEAKAYSRTPGSDDNVPAEISNTNDSPTLLQ, encoded by the coding sequence ATGGATTCCTTTCCAGAAGTAATAGCGGCATGGAAAACCGACAAAAACAATAAGCCTTCGGGGGTGGAGCCGATATACCACCCGCAATTCAAAACAAcaatttttattgatgatgaCGGAGTGATTAAATTGGATGGTCGTATCGGCGCCGCCCCCAATCTGCCGATCGAAGCTAAGTATCCTATTATACTAGCTACGAACCATCCAATAACGTTTCTTTTCGTAGATTACTACCACCGCCGTTTCAACCATCGAAATCGTGAGACAGTTTTCAACGAGCTCCGTCAAGTCGTCTACATCCCCGGATTACGTAATCTTATTAGAAAGGTTACTGCACGATGTCAGTGGTGTAAAGTTTACACCGCGCTCCCCGTTCACCCTAAGATGGCACCGCTACCACAAGCCAGATTGGTAGCCTTCCAGCGACCATTCACATACATTGGACTGGACTATTTTGGGCCGTTACTCGTCAAGGTTGGGCGCAGCCACGTAAAGCGATGGGTGGCGTTATTTACATGCTTGACCACACGAGCTGTTCACATGGAGGTAGCCCATACTCTATCAACGATTTCCTGTAAGATGTGCATTCGCCGGTTCATAGCTCGAAGAGGCGCCCCGTGTGAGATCTATTCGGACAATGGCACCAATTTCCGTGGTGCAACGAGTGAACTGTCGAAACAGATCATTAGTATCAACCAAAGCTGTGCGGAATATTTCACTAACACAACCACTAATTGGTTCTTTAATCCTCCTGCGGCTCCTCACATGGGAGGCGTGTGGGAGCGGCTCGTGAGATCAATCAAAACCGCTATGGATTCCTTCAAAACTGCTCCACGCGTACCCGATGAAGAAACCTTTGAAACAATAATTCTAGAAGCTGAGAGTATGGTTAATACTAGACCTCTAACGTTTATACCGTTAGACTCGGACACTCAGGAATCCCTAACACCAAATCATTTCCTATTGGGCAGCTCTAGTGGAGTTCGACAACCACCATGTGATCCAACATCAGCAGTCGAGTGTTTACGTAGTAGCTGGAACTTGGCAAAACATATTTTGGATGGATTTTGGAGCAGATGGTTACGAGAGTATTTACCGACGATTGCGAGACGAACAAAGTGGTTTGAAAACGTCAAACAGCTGGAACAGGGTGATCTTGTCTTCATAGCAGATGAGGGCAGACGGAACAGCTGGATTCGTGGACGGATCGTACAGTTGATTTTAAACCGAGATGGAGTTCCACGGCAAGCAATCGTAGAGACGGAATTCGGCTTGCTTAGACGCCCAGCCGTAAAGCTCGCTATTATCGATATAAAGGAAAATTGTGAGACCGTGTCTAGCGGTGAGAACCACACTCTGTCTCACGTCCCGGGGAATGTTGGGGAAGCGAAAGCCTATTCGCGCACCCCTGGTAGTGATGACAACGTTCCTGCTGAAATCAGTAATACCAACGACTCACCGACTTTACTTCAGTGA